The genomic DNA ACCCGTCAAGAAAGGGTGCGGCACCCTCTTTGATATATTCGAACCCGTCTCGTGCAGTGGTGCCTACGGGTAGTTTTTCGTCTGTCATACCAAGGATGCGCTGCGGCGCCCACGTGATGAACCAGAAAACTGCGGGGATCAGCCAGACTATGAAATCCCACATGGCGACCACGCACCACCATAGCCCATGGAAAAGGGCGATGATCGCGTCCCAGATGTTGTGCAATACGGTCATATATCCCCCAAACCCTAAAAAGGGGCCGTCGTAAAACGGCCCCTTATCAGTCGTTTACATATCCAGCGCGGCTTGTACGGCGACAGCCGCGTCGCCGCCGTCGAGTGTTGTCACACCGTCGAGCCACCCCATGACGACGTCAGTGTTGCCGACCAACCACGCGGTTGCTGCATCGCGTGGGTCGGTTCCATCATTCAGGATCGCACCCATGATTTCGTTTTCCATGGCGAGGGTGAATTCAAGATTTTGCAACAGCTTGCCGACGTTCGGGCAGGCGTCGACGTATCCTGCTGTCGTGTTTGTGAACACTGTCGCACCGCCCAGATCGGGGCCGAACCAATCATCGCCACCTTCCAGATAAGTCATGTCGTAGTTGGCGTTCATCGGGTGCGGTTCCCAGCCGAGGAACACAATAGGTTCATCGCGATCGGACGCGCGGCCCACTTGCGTCAGCATGCCCGCTTCCGATGATTCGACCACTTCCATGTCCGCGCCGTCCAGTCCAAACGCATCTGATGCGATCATATCGATGATCAAACGGTTGCCGTCATTGCCAGCCTCGATGCCGTAGATCTTGCCTTCGAGTGCATCTGCGTTTGCCGCAATCGCATCAAACGACGTGATACCAAGTGCCGCACCTGCCGCGTTTGTCGCCAGTGTATATTTCGCACCCGTGAGGTTTGCGCGAACGGTATCAACGCTACCATCTTCGCGGTAAGGCGCGATATCGGCCTCCATGGTTGGCATCCAGTTGCCAAGGAAAACGTCCACGTCGCCTTCGGCAAGGGATGTGTAAGTCACTGGAACAGAAAGGACTTTGATGTCCGTCTCGTAGCCCAGTGCGTCGAGAACAACAGTCGTGGCGGCTGTTGTCGCGGTGATGTCAGTCCAGCCGACGTCAGAAAACGTGACAAGACCGCAGTCTGCGTGGCCGTCAGCCGAAACAGCGCCAGCCGCACAAATGGCGAGGATTGAAAGAGTGGATTTCATGGTAGTCTCCCGTGTTGGTTTTTTCTTGATTGACGAGTCAATAAAGAACGATTTAACTCACTTGGCAATAACTTTGAGGATGTGATGCCTAAGCTTGGGATGGAGCCTATACGCCGCGCGGCTTTGGTTAAAGCCACCATTGACGTGATTGGCGCACAAGGATCGTTAGAAGTGACCGTTAGTCAGATCGCCAAACGCGCAGGCATGTCGTCGGCGTTGGCGCATCACTACTTTGGTGGGAAAAATCAGATTTTTCTCGCAGCGATGCGGCAAATCCTGCGTGATTTTGCTGTTGAGGTTCGTGAAAAACTGCATGCCGCCCACACCCCGCGCGCCCGTGCCGAAGCCCTGATTGCCGCGTCTTTCGCGCCATCGTGTTTTGCACCTGCGACCGTCAGCGCATGGATGACGCTCTATGCGCAGGCGACGACGCAGCCTGACATGCATCGGCTTTTGCGGCTGTATCAACGGCGTCTCCAGTCCAACCTGACACACGCGTTGCGCCCGCTATCGCCCTCGCCGATTGACGACGCGACAACCTTGGCGGCCTTGATCGACGGGTTGTATCTACGCGCAGCATTGGCGCGGAACACGGCCCCAGACACGGCGCATGCCACGGCCCTGCGCGCCCTTGATCGACTGACTGGAACACCCCAATGACCAAGCCGAATATCCTCATCATTATGGTTGATCAGCTGAACGGAACGCTGTTCCCTGACGGCCCCGCCGATTGGCTGCATGCCCCGAACCTGAAAGCTTTGGCTGCGAAATCGACCCGCTTCAAGAATGCCTACACTGCGTCGCCTCTCTGCGCGCCGGGCCGTGCATCGTTCATGTCAGGCCAACTGCCAAGCCGGACACAAGTCTATGACAACGCAGCTGAATTTGCGTCTTCAATTCCGACCTATGCCCACCATCTGCGCCGCGCGGGGTATCAAACCTGCCTGTCTGGAAAGATGCATTTCGTTGGTCCAGACCAACTTCACGGGTTTGAAGAACGCCTAACGACAGACATCTACCCACCCGATTTTGGCTGGACGCCGGACTATCGCAAGCCGGGCGAACGCATCGACTGGTGGTATCATAATATGGGGTCTGTCACCGGTGCGGGCGTTGCTGAAATTACCAATCAAATGGAATATGACGATGAGGTTTGCTACAATGCGACCCGCAAATTGTATGATCTGTCACGCGGCAAGGACGACCGCCCTTGGTGCCTGACCGTGTCGTTTACCCATCCGCATGATCCCTATGTTGCGCGTAAAAAATACTGGGACCTATATGCGGATTGCGACCACCTTTTGCCTGACGTCGGGCCCATGGCATATGCAGATCACGACGCCCATTCGCAGCGTATCCTGGATGCAAACGATCACGGAAACTTTGACATCACCCAAGATCAGGTGCGCCGCGCCCGCCGCGCCTATTTCGCCAACATCTCATACATCGACGATAAAATCGGCGAAGTCCTACAGACGCTCAAGGACACCCGCCAAGACGCCACGATCCTGTTCGTCTCTGACCATGGCGACATGCTGGGGGATCGCGGATTGTGGTTCAAAATGTCCTTCTTTGAAGGGTCTGCGCGCGTGCCGTTGATGATTTGCGCGCCGCAAATGCCTGCCGGATTACTTGAGACTCCGGTTTCAAACATCGATGTCACGCCGACGCTTTGCGACCTCGCGGGGGTGTCGATGGAAGAAGTTATGCCATGGACGATCGGCATGTCGCTGGTCCCGATGGCAAATGGCGTTGAACGGACCGAACCGGTGGCAATGGAATACGCAGCCGAAGGATCATATTCACCAGTTGTCTGCCTGCGCTACGGCAGATGGAAATACACGCGCTGCGCACTCGATCCAGATCAGTTATTTGATATTGAAGCCGATCCAAATGAGCGAAACAACCTCGCAAATGTTGCAAAACATCAAGGCACGTTAGACCAATTGCGTGCGAAATCTGAGGCCCGTTGGGACCTTGCTGCATACGATGCGCAGGTCCGCGAAAGCCAAGCGCGCCGCTGGGTGGTCTACGCTGCATTGCGCAACGGTGACCACTACCCGTGGGATCACCAGCCGCTGCAAAAAGCATCCGAACGCTACATGCGCAACCATATGGACCTCAATACTCTAGAAGAAAACCAACGCTTTCCGAGAGGCGAATAACATGACCTACGACATTCAACCAACCGCCAGCCACTTTATCGACGGAGCGTACGTCGAAGACACCAGCGGCACACCGATCCCTGTGATTTGTCCGGTTTCGGAAAAACAGATCGCGATTGTTTACGCCGCGACACCGGCCATTATCGAACAAGCACTGGCCGCCGCGACCCGTGCACAGGCGGCTTGGGCTGCAATGACCGGAACGCAGCGTGGCCGGGTGTTGCGCCGGGCCGCCGATATCATGCGCGAACGCAACTATGATCTCAGCGTACTTGAAACCAATGACACCGGCAAACCACTGCAAGAAACTCTCGTTGCGGATGCGACATCAGGTGCCGATGCGCTGGAATATTTTGGTGGGCTGGCGGGCAGTCTGACCGGTGAACACATCCAATTGGGGAGCGATTTCGTTTATACCCGTCGCGAAGCATTAGGCGTTTGCGTTGGTATTGGTGCGTGGAACTACCCGACCCAGATCGCCGCATGGAAGGCCGCGCCTGCGTTGGCCTGTGGCAATTCAATGGTCTTCAAGCCGTCCGAACAGACACCACTGTGCGCGCTAAAAGTTGCGGAAATCCTGTTTGAGGCGGGCGCGCCCGCGGGCATCTACAACGTGGTACAAGGCATGGGTGAGGTCGGCCACACCCTCATCACAGACCCGCGCGTTGCCAAGGTTTCCTTGACCGGATCGGTGCCCACGGGTCGCAAAGTATACGCGGCCGCTGCGGCTGGAATCCGTCATGTGACGATGGAATTGGGCGGCAAATCCCCCATCGTCATCTTTGATGATGCAGACCTTGAGAACGCGGTGAGCGGCGCAATTCTGGGCAACTTTTACAGCTCGGGTCAGGTCTGTTCAAACGGCACGCGCGTGTTCGTTCAGTCCGGCATAAAAGAGGCATTTTTAGCCCGCCTCAGCGCGCGTCTGAAAGACGTCAAAATGGGCGATCCGCTAGACGAAAGCGTTAATTTTGGCCCCATGGTGTCCAAACGCCAGATGGAGATTGTGCTGGGGTTCATCGCCAAAGGCATCGCCGAAGGTGCGCGTTTGGTGGCTGGCGGGGGGCGCCAAGGCGATATGGGGTACTTCCTGCAACCCACTGTTTTTGCAGATGTAACTGATGAAATGACTATTGCAACAGACGAAATATTCGGACCAGTCATGAGCGTTTTGGACTTTGAGGATGAGGACGATGTTTTGACCCGCGCCAATGCCACTGACTTCGGCCTCGCCGCTGGGGTGTTTACCAATGATCTTAGCCGCGCGCACCGTATGGTCGCGGGATTTGAGGCTGGAACAACCTACATCAACACCTACAATGTCTCCCCCGTAGAGGCCCCGTTTGGTGGGTCGAAACTGTCCGGTGTTGGGCGTGAAAACTCCAAGGCGGCGATCAATCATTACAGCCAGTTAAAGTCGGTTTACGTCGGCATGGCCCCAGTTGAGGCACCGTTTTAAATGAAAGCTGAATACGTCATCGTTGGTGCGGGCAGTGCGGGTTGCGCCATGGCTTACCGCCTTGCCGAAGCCGGTAAATCCGTCATCGTAATCGAAACTGGCGGCAGTGATGTTGGACCTTTTATCAACATGCCCGCCGCGCTGTCCTATCCAATGAGCATGAAACGCTACGATTGGGGCTATCAAAGCGAACCCGAACCCCACCTTGGCGGGCGTAAACTAGCCTGTCCACGCGGCAAGGTCATTGGTGGATCATCGTCAATCAACGGCATGATTTACGTGCGTGGCCACGCCCGTGATTTTGATTACTGGGCGGAAAATGGTGCGCACGGTTGGGCCTACGCCGACGTCCTGCCGTATTACAAGCGCATGGAAGACTGGCACGACGGTGGGCGCGGCGGCGACGCGGATTGGCGCGGCCAAGGTGGGCCTTTGCACGTTACCCGCGGACCCGGCGATAACCCGTTAACGCAGGCCTTCATAAAAGCAGGCGGGCAGGCCGGGTATCAGCTGACGTCGGACTATAACGGTGAACAGCAAGAAGGCTTTGGCCCGTTCGATGCCACCATCTGGCAGGGCAAACGCTGGTCTGCGGCGTCGGCGTATTTGCGACCAGCCCAAGCGACAGGGAATTGTGAAGTCGTCCACGGCACTGCTGCGCGCATCGTAATTGTCGATGGCCATGCAACGGGCGTTGAATTGACCGATGGTCGCAGTGTCTCTGCGGACGCAGAAGTCATCATCGCGGCCTCTGCGATCAATTCGCCCAAACTGCTCATGTTGTCGGGCATTGGGCCTGCCAAACACCTGTCAGAACATGGGATTGCAGTTGTGGCCGATCGCGCTGGAGTTGGACAAAACCTACAAGACCACCTTGAACTTTATGTTCAGATGGCCGCAAAGGGCCGTCACAGCCTTTACAAATACTGGTCTTTATTGGGCAAAGCACTGGTTGGTGCGCGGTGGTTGTTTACAAAAACAGGCATTGGCGCGTCTAACCAGTTCGAGGCATGTGGTTTTATCCGATCAAAGGCCGGCTTGGACTATCCTGACATTCAGTTCCATTTCCTGCCGCTCGCCGTGCGCTATGACGGTGTCGGCGCACGCGAGGGATATCAGGCCCATGTCGGTCCAATGCGGTCCAAATCACGTGGGGCGGTCACGCTAAATTCAGCTGATCCCAACGATGATCCGAGCATCTTTTTCAACTACATGTCGCACCCTGATGATTGGGATGAATTTCGCGCCTGCATCCGCCTCACACGTGAGATTTTCAGCCAGGATGCTTTTACGCCTTTCGCCTGCGAGGAACTGATCCCCGGCGTTGATGCGCAATCGGATGCGGCCTTGGATGCAACAATCCGCGCGCACGTAGAAAGCGCCTATCACCCGTGTGGCACCTGCAAAATGGGCAGCGCAGACGATCCTGATGCGGTCGTTGATCCGATGGGCCGCGTGATTGGCGTGACCGGATTGCGGGTCGCGGACAGTTCGATCTTTCCGCGCATCACCAATGGCAATCTGAACGCGCCATCCATCATGGTGGGCGAAAAAATGGCAGATCATGTGTTGGGAAAACAACCAATTGCGCCCAGCAATGATGCACCATGGATTCACCCTGACTGGAAAACAGCGCAACGTTAACCTCGGGCTTGGTTCTCGCTTGCATCGGGCCACCGTTAACACTTAATTAACGGAATGATCCGGTTTTGTTCTCTTCTCATTCTTCTCGCCACGCCTGCATTTGCGGATTTTAGTGGACCTGTTCACGTGGTGGATGGCGACACTCTGCATGTAGGCAATGTTACTGTGCGCGTTCACGGAATAGATGCACCCGAAACCGACCAAACCTGCAATGACGCACAGGGTCGCAGCTGGCCCTGCGGCGCGTTCGTAACAGAAGAAATCAGCCGACGTTTTGAAGGCGAAACAGCCACTTGCGACCTTATCGAACTGGATCGATATGGCCGCAGCGTCGCTAAGTGTTTTGTCGGTGGTCGCGACGTGGGCGAACAGATCGTTGCAGACGGTTTAGCACACGCCTATCGCCAATATTCAATGGATTATGATTTAGCGGAAAAATCAGCCCAGGTGCTTGGACTTGGGCTGTGGGCAGGCACCATGCAATCGCCAGCCGCCTTTCGCGCAGATCGACGTGCCGCAGCCCTTGCCGCAAACCCGCCATCCACGCCGACAGACGCTAACTGCTTCATAAAAGGAAATATTTCGGGGTCTGGCCAGATATATCACATGCCACACAACCGCGATTACGACAGAACCCGCATCAATGAAACCCGCGGTGAACGCTGGTTCTGCACCGAAGCGGACGCGCGAGCCGCAGGCTGGCGCGCGGCGCGTAACTAGCTGTCAGGAGGGGGCGTCCCCTCAACAGTCGCCTGAAAATTATCGAAAAACTGACCGGCCATCTTTTTGGCAAACCCGCCAACAATCCGGCTGCCAAGTTGCGCCAGTTTGCCGCCTATTTTGGCGTCCACCGTGTAGGACAATTCAGTGCCGCCCTCGACCACGTCTAACGTCACATCTGCGGCACCCTTTGCGAATCCGGCGACACCACCTTTGCCTTCACCTACGATGCGGTAACTTTGCGGCGCGTTGACGTCTTCCAGCGTGACAGCGCCTTTGAATGTTGCCTTCACGGGGCCGACTTTTTGTTTAACAACAGCCTCAAACCCCGTCTCAGACGTGCCAGTCAATTCTTCACAGCCGGGAATACAGGCCTGCAACGTTTCGGCATTGTTCAAATGCGCCCAGACGGTTGCGCGGTCCGCTGCGATGATGCGTGTGCCGTTCAGTTCCATGACAGTTGCTCCTATTCAAGTTGGTACGGTAGCATGCCGCGTTCGTTTGGGTCCACGCGAAGTTGGCTTGCCAATGGTGGCACTGATCGGTGCGGGCAGGCGTTGCGTTCGCAGATACGACACGAAATTCCGATCGGGACAAACGCTGCCGCGTGCTCCACCATCATGTGATCGGCGTAGACCAATGCACTGGCATGTTTGACCTCGCAGCCAAGCCCGATTGCATAGCGCCGCGTTGGGATGCCCCATGCGCCACCGGGTTTGCTGACATCCCGCGCAAGACAGAAATATCGAACGCCGTCAGGGGTTTGCGCCAGTTGTCGCAACCAACGGCCGGGGGTTTCAAAGGCACTGTGCACATTCCAAAGTGGGCAGGCCCCACCGAACCGCGCGAACTGCAATTTCGTTGCCGAATGGCGCTTGGTGATTGTTCCGGCTGGATCAACGCGCACGAAAAAGAACGGGATACCCTTGGCGCTGGGGCGTTGCAGTGTCGATAATCTATGGGCAACCTGTTCTAGCGACGCGCCAAATTGATCCGCCAAGCGTTCCAAATCGTGGCGCGTTTCCTGCGCCGCTGCCAAGAACGCACGATACGGCATCATCGCGGCACCGGCAAAATAATTTGCTAGGCCAACCTTGGCGATACCGCGGGCCTGCGGCGATTGGAATCGCGCCAGATCCAGCGTCGCCTCTAGCAGTTTGTCCTGTTTGATCAGCGCGACTTGCAACAAAAGCTGGAACCGCTGGGTCGCAGGGGTCGATTTGGTTGACAGCGACAGCACATGCGTTTGCGGGTCATAATGGCGGATTGCGCCATCGTCGTAATGGACAACCCGCACGCCGCTTTCGGCCAATGCGCGCCGCGCTGCCCCGTCGATGTCACCGTCCGCTTTGGTCGCAAATCGTTCTGCGGCGTGATCCACTGCATCAATGTAATTGTCACAATAGTGAAAGAAATCGCGCACTTCTTCCCATGGTGACGGCGACAATTGACTGTCTTCGCGCCCCAGTGCTTCGTCCAATGACGCCAAGCTTTCATGGGTTTGGCGATAGGCCGTGTGCAATTCCAGAAAGGCGCGCGCAAGGGCAGGGGCGTTGGATGCGGCCAGTCGCAAATCTGCAAGTGGCGGTGTGGGGCCAGCAAAAATCGGGTCGGCCAGTGCCTCGCGCATGTCGCCGACAAGACGCGCCTCATCGCCCGATTGCAGTTCGGTCACGTCGAACCCAAATTCCTGTGCTAGTGCCAAAACCACTGTCGTCGACACGGGTCTGTTGTTGTTTTCCATTTGCGACAGGTACGGGATGGAGACACCGAGGTGTTGCGCGTAGACCGCCTGAGACATGTTAAGTCGTTGACGTAGCTCACGAAGTTTCGCACCTGCGTACACTTTCTTAGGCATGATGGTTATCCTTGGTTCGTGCCACAGGTCACAAGATGTGTCCCTTGTCGTATGACATCTCGCCCAACTGGTAGCTGAACAGGAGCGCGCCTAGGGTTGCGATGGGTGTTGACGTCAGGACCAACCCTCCAATGAAGGGAATGATCGACAGGTAGATGTACAACTTGGGGGTCATGATGTGGCTCCTGATCTGGGATAATCGTAACAGGTCATGAGCAGGTGGTGTAGCTTGTTCTTCTCGGGATACTTGAGGTGAGGCGCCCCTGGATTTGCAGACGCTTTGCGTGGTAATTTTGGAACCAAGGGGACAGTGATGTCAGGACTTAGATTTATAGATGAGTTCAAGCGTGACGCGGTCGCCCAAGCGGCGGATCGGTGATAATCGGTTGCAGAAGTTTCTGCGCGTTTTTTGCTGAGCATCGACCACTCTTTTCGGTTCGCGCCAGCGTAGAATTTATGTGGTGCGAATTTTCTTGTCCCGCCATCCCAGTGTTTGCAAATTTGATGGCAGGCTTTGCAAGATCGCGCGTTTAGGGATCGGATTAGGTTGCGTCGTCAACCACAGCCGCGCGGCGCATCACCCACAGCGCGCAGACAACGGATGCAAGTGTTGTCAACAGCATCAAAATGATCAGCGGTCGCGCGCCTGTTCCCGGCCCAAGAATGAAACCAGCAATCACAGACAATGCAGCACCACCACCGATCATGAACGCGCCGCCAAGCCCCGCCGCAGATCCCGCAAGGGCAGGGCGCACAGACAACATTCCCGCATTGGCGCTCGGTAAAAGGATACCGTTTCCAAGGCCTATGAAGATCATAAAGCCAAAGAAAATAAACGGATGGCTGAAGCCCGCAAGGTCAAGCAGCATCAACATCGACATGCCTGCGACCGTCAAAAGCGTGCCGATCAGCACCATGCGATTGACCCCAACCCGTACCGAATACCTACCCGATAACCCGTTGCCGATCAGATAGCCGACGGCAGGTGCGCCGAAATATAGGCCAAGTTCGGCAGGTTCCATCGCGAACACCACAGTGCCGACAAACGGCGCGCCGCCAAGGTAGGCAAAGAATGCACCGGATGCAAAGGCCGCCGCGAGGCAATAACCCCAAAACCGCTGTGATGTCAGCAGCTTGGGATATTCGCGCACTTGTGCGGCAAAGCCACCTTCCCGCTTGGCGAATGTCTCCCCCTGATCGAAATACAGCGTCATAAACAGCAGCAATCCGCCGCCTGCTAACATCCAGAACGACGCTTGCCAGCCAAATGCCTCGTCCAATATGCCGCCCACGGCTGGGCCTATCATCGGGACAATCGACATGCCCATTGTGACGTAGCCGATCATGGATGCAGCTTGATCTTGTGGCACCATATCGCGCACAACGGCGCGGCTGATTACAAAGCTTGTGGCGATTGCCGTTTGCAGCAGGCGGAAGATTAAAAAGACCGTAAAATTAGGGGCATAGATTGCCCCGACGCTTGCGATCGTAAAGACTAAGACTGTGCCAATCATCACGGGCCGGCGGCCATACCGATCCGAAAACGGACCAATTGCCACCTGTACCACCGCCGTTGTCGCAAGATAGGCCGAGACCGACAATTGCATCAGCCCGTAGTCCACGCCGAAATGGTCGGCCATGGATGGCAGGGACGGCAAGAACACGTTCAGCGACAGCGCCCCGACGGCGGCCATCAGGATCAGGGTTGCGATATGGGGCGGCGTGGTGCGGTCAAGAAACCGCGTTTTTGGGAATGTGGACATCATTGAATAGCTAGTCCTGCCCCACGGCATCGTCTACCGAAATCGCCATACATATTGCCGCACAGCGCCTGTGCGAATTAGCAAATTTACAAACTGTTGGACTTGCTAAGGCAGTCGTTTGCAAATTTGCCGATTGGGACTCGGATCGCCCAGCATTTGCAGTTAGTTTGTGCAAAACGAAGGGGACAGATATATGACCGCCATCCTGCAAGAGCTTGAAGACCGCCGCGAAGCCGCCCGTATGGGCGGTGGCCAAAGGCGCATCGACAGCCAGCACGCCAAAGGCAAGCTAAGCGCGCGTGAGCGGATCGAGCTGTTGGTTGATGACGGCAGCTTTGAAGAATTTGACACCTTCGTTACCCACCGCAGTACCGAATTCGGGATGGAAAAAACCAAGCCCGCAGGGGACGGTGTCGTAACCGGTTGGGGGACGATAAATGGTCGCCAAGTTTATGTTTATTCACAAGATTTCACAGTTCTGGGCGGGTCGGTTTCCGCCACCCATGCTGCCAAGATCACCAAAATCATGGACATGGCGATGCAAAACGGCGCGCCCATTGTCGGGATTAACGATTCAGGTGGCGCGCGTATTCAGGAAGGTGTCGACAGCCTTGGTGGGTACGGCGAAATTTTCCAGCGCAATATTATGGCATCCGGTGTCGTGCCGCAGATCAGCCTGATTATGGGCCCATGTGCCGGTGGCGCTGTCTATTCCCCCGCGATGACCGACTTTATCTTTATGGTCAAAGATAGCTCTTACATGTTTGTGACCGGACCCGACGTGGTCAAAACAGTCACCAACGAAGTGGTCACAGCCGAAGAATTAGGCGGCGCGACCACCCATACCCGTAAATCATCCGTTGCGGACGCCGCTTTTGAAAATGACGTTGAGGCAATTGATGAAGTGCGCCGTCTTGTCGATTTTTTGCCACTGAACAATCGCCAGAAACCGCCGGTACGTCCGTTCTTTGATAACGTTGACCGGATTGAAGCTAGCCTAGACACGCTGATCCCCGATAACCCGAACCAGCCTTACGATATGAAAGAACTGATCCATAAGATCGCGGACGAAGGCGACTTTTACGAAATTCAGGCCGCCTTTGCGGGCAATATTCTGACGGGCTTTATGCGCCTCGAGGGGCGTTCTGTGGGCGTTGTTGCCAACCAGCCGATGGTTTTGGCGGGCGTGCTCGATATTGACAGCGCGCGCAAAGCCGCGCGGTTTGTGCGGTTCTGTGATGCGTTTGAAATTCCGATCCTGACGCTTGTGGATGTGCCGGGTTTCTTGCCGGGGGTGACGCAGGAATACAACGGTGTCATCAAGCACGGCGCGAAATTGCTGTTTGCCTACGGTGAGGCGACAGTGCCCAAAGTCACAGTGATCACGCGTAAAGCCTATGGTGGCGCCTATGTGGTCATGTC from Octadecabacter antarcticus 307 includes the following:
- a CDS encoding multidrug effflux MFS transporter translates to MSTFPKTRFLDRTTPPHIATLILMAAVGALSLNVFLPSLPSMADHFGVDYGLMQLSVSAYLATTAVVQVAIGPFSDRYGRRPVMIGTVLVFTIASVGAIYAPNFTVFLIFRLLQTAIATSFVISRAVVRDMVPQDQAASMIGYVTMGMSIVPMIGPAVGGILDEAFGWQASFWMLAGGGLLLFMTLYFDQGETFAKREGGFAAQVREYPKLLTSQRFWGYCLAAAFASGAFFAYLGGAPFVGTVVFAMEPAELGLYFGAPAVGYLIGNGLSGRYSVRVGVNRMVLIGTLLTVAGMSMLMLLDLAGFSHPFIFFGFMIFIGLGNGILLPSANAGMLSVRPALAGSAAGLGGAFMIGGGAALSVIAGFILGPGTGARPLIILMLLTTLASVVCALWVMRRAAVVDDAT
- a CDS encoding acyl-CoA carboxylase subunit beta, giving the protein MTAILQELEDRREAARMGGGQRRIDSQHAKGKLSARERIELLVDDGSFEEFDTFVTHRSTEFGMEKTKPAGDGVVTGWGTINGRQVYVYSQDFTVLGGSVSATHAAKITKIMDMAMQNGAPIVGINDSGGARIQEGVDSLGGYGEIFQRNIMASGVVPQISLIMGPCAGGAVYSPAMTDFIFMVKDSSYMFVTGPDVVKTVTNEVVTAEELGGATTHTRKSSVADAAFENDVEAIDEVRRLVDFLPLNNRQKPPVRPFFDNVDRIEASLDTLIPDNPNQPYDMKELIHKIADEGDFYEIQAAFAGNILTGFMRLEGRSVGVVANQPMVLAGVLDIDSARKAARFVRFCDAFEIPILTLVDVPGFLPGVTQEYNGVIKHGAKLLFAYGEATVPKVTVITRKAYGGAYVVMSSKHLRGDINYAWPTAEIAVMGAKGATEIIHRSDLSDAEKTAAHTKDYEDRFANPFVAAERGFVDEVITPSATRKRLCRAFAGLRGKQMQMPWKKHDNIPL